The region CTGAGGAAAAACCTCTAAGAATCTATGCCTGTGCTTGGATATCTTGCTGTCAAGGTACCAAATTGATTGTTCTGTGTGAATTGGCGAAACCACAAGTTCAACAATATCTTTGAGGTCCATAAGAATTTCCCATGATGATTCACCTACAGGGATTTTAGTTCCTATAATGAATGGAAGCAGATGCAGTATGCACCAGTTTTCATGAACATTTCCTCCAATAGTTATTTTCCTTGGATTCATCAAGTCAAGAGGAATTGATTTTGGGCAGTCAGTTTTATCACTCCACTTACAGGGGAACTGTGTGATAAGATTGTTGAGTTCCAACAGAGTAAAATATTTATTCTTGATTAAAACCTTTAAGCACAGTGCCAGTTCCAGAGGCAGGATTCCCTCAAAAAGTCATGCAGCACATCTGATGGATAGCCAGACAGCACGTCAAAATGTTTCAGTTTTTCAGTCAAAGCACATTGCTTTTTCACATCATAGCAATGTATTTAGGTGGAACTTTCTAAAACTGTCTGTATTTGTTCAGAATGTTGGTGCTTTGTTCTGGGTTGGAATGCCCCAGTTCTCACTTCTTTTACCTGAATCTCAGACAGCTCAGCCGAACAGAACTTGCAGACATGCGTTGCACTAAAACTCTACAAATCCACCAATAGAGTGGGCTCCAAGATTATCTGCCACCAAACAAACAAATGTGCCCTTCAGTATCTTTCCCAGCACAGGAATTCAAAGTTATTCTTCCTCCAATTGTGCAAGATCTTTTAAAAGTGGCTCTAGCACCTTCCCATATCCGTATGTTTTAACATCAACAGCCTTGCAGAGAACAGCTAAGTAAATAGACTTGAGTGTGGACCTAAACATTTGCCAACACCCAATAGACTCCTGGGATATTGTGCTTTTCGCGGGATGTTCCAAGGGGATTGCACACTTCAAAGTCATCAACATAGAGAAGTAAAGATAGGGTTAAGTCATCTCCTGATAAACAGTCATTTTCTTTGAAATGTGTGCCATCATAAAAAGACTCGTACCAAGAAAAACTTGTAGGCCTTATTTTTAAAGCTTTCTCCTGAAAATTCTTGTTGCTCAATACTTGTAACAGTGACTGCAGAATAGGAACACACTGAAAACTTCTTCCTTTCTTTGCATCAAGTACATATTATACCCGCTTCACCACAGAAAGGTTTTTCTTAAACTGCTTCCTCTTGTACAGTGTGGCGGGGGGAGCAAATATTAAATTGCAACGGCACCGTTCTACTGCCCCTAGGGGCCTGTAGGGGCCTGTTACCCCATAGTAGGCGGGGCCGAGTTGCCCCCAACAAACTCATCCAACATATTACTACTCAAAAATTATCTACATTTTTCTCTGTAAACAAGTGGATTATTTCTCTTAAGGCTTTCCTACTTGTATATTTAAAAGACAATTATAGATCTAACTTCATTGGAATATATTTAGAacgaaaaatatatatattttttaaaaaatatatacatttaccaCAAAATCGTTTTGTTTAAATATCTCCAAAAGTTATGATGAACATAGGACATTTTTTGCTGAGCACCAGGGAAAGTGTTGGGGAAATAAGTTGGTGAAATCTAGTTACCCCCTAGTACCCTACCATGTCATTTAGTTTTTTACAACATTAGAAATGTTCATGATAAAATCAAATCTAAATGATTGATGTGACAAAATCCCAGGTGGAGGAAAAATATATTGTTGTCCATTTTTTATGGTTTCCCTATGTACAGAACTGGCGACTCTTTCAAAAAATCTGTTTCTGCTGAATGTAAAACAATGGATACCTAACTGTTCAATAGTAGACTCTTGAACAGATAAATGGCTTTGTatacaaataacacacacacgcacacacatgcacattatATGATTGTGAACAATGATGCGTGTTCTGCAGGGCTGGTGTCCCCCATCAGAAAGAAGtcgacacacacaggaaacactgAAGCGGAGAGAATagaataacacacagacacacacagacacacagagagagagagactagctaACCTACCCTCACTAGGAGGAAGTAGGAATAATCTGAAtgtgagagacaggagacagcaacTTAATGAAGTCAGTATAGACAAACTGAGAACAGCAGTTCATCATGACAAGTCTTCGAAGAGTGTTCTTTGGCCTCTCTGGTGAGTTCATCATCATATCTACAAAACATAACATAAAGCTGATTTGAAGAACACTGGACATTGTTGCGGTTGCTAAACACATTTGATTTTCTGTTGCTTCTATTTGACTGTTCTCTGTGCTGAAGCAGCTAGTAACTAAAGGGCAGATCTGTGTCTGATGTGAACttgttgtctctctccagctgctctgtggagtgtatctATTGCAGAGGAGATCGTAGTATCAGGATATGAGGGAGGAGAAGCAGAGATCAGTTGCTCCTATGGCCATGGGTATGAGAATTACAAAAAGTACCTCTGTAATAGGGGCTGTGGCAACTCTGATATTGTCATTGAAACTCATTTGGGAGTTCACCACACTAAGAAAGGCAGCTTTTCTCTGCATGATGACATAAAGAGAAGAGTCTTCACTGTGAATGTCACTCAACTGACCCTACAGCATGCTGGGATATACTGGTGCGCTGTGAGCAGATATGGGAAAGACATCTATACAGAAGTCAGACTGCAAGTAGTCAAAGGTAAGTTTCCTTTTTTAtacatgtatttaaaaaaatcattTTACAGGAACATCAACACAAATGACGCAGGCACATTTAACAACTTCAAATAAACTCTAAAGACAGTTAGATACAGATGGCATTGACTAAACTCATGACAATTTACCAATGTTTACTGTGTATTTGTATATAATATATCTAAAATCGCTTTGTCCAGCACATCCCTTACAaaatgatttcacatgtgaaatttccCATATGGATTTTCACGTGATCACGTGTGAATATTTTTCACATGAGATTTTACAGATGATGCCCTGGAAACAGAAATGACTCATTAGGATGTCCCCAGAACATCACAAAATAATCGCAGTGTTTTCAATGTACATATTTGacatacatgattacattgtgtgtgtttatttatacagtaattattattcaacatgtcctcacctgggatttaaacttacaacctcttggttcacggCATTCTGATATTCCTGCAACGCCACCATGTTTGTGTCAATGACTGATTTTACCTGTATTCCTAGCCTTTGGACTTCAGCTTTGCACAATACACTCAAGAAAAACTATtatatttatcatagtgattcaggagtaacattcAGGAGTAAATTACCAATCTGGCCCTcctaccatcacggtcacctaatcatccccagtttacaattggctcattcatcccccccccccccccattatctcctgtaactattccccaggtcgttgctgtaaatgagaatgtgttctcagtcaacttacctggtaaaataagggttaaataacaTTTTTAACATTTGAAATTTGCAGTTCCACATGCAAGAACATTCACATGTTTTGTTTCATGTTATCTTTACATGCTGTCACATGTTATCAAATTAACTTCACGTAATATTACATGTGAGAAGTGATTACGTGACATTCATGTGGTTTTTCCTGTCATGAATTTGCCCtttgtgtaataatgtcttggaCAAAATGGAATTGAACTGAAATTTGTATCTCATTTGATTGACAGACTGGTGCTGTGACAACCGTGCCCTCGTCCAGGGCAACAGCCAAGCTTCTGTGTCAGTAAACTGTCCCTACAAGCCTCAGCACAAGGAGAGTCAGAAGTACTTCTGCATAGGGACCCGACCCTCAACATGTCTACAACAGGCTACAGTCACATCCAAGCACAACACTGGGAGGTTCTCTCTCCATGACAACAACGCAGATGGAGTGTTCACCGTGACAATCACTGGGCTGACCCAAAAGGATTCTGGGATGTATTTGTGTGGCATCCGTGTCGATCGAGGTTTGGATGTCTACTCTGTGGTACATCTAGAGGTCAAAGGTGAAAAGTTTTTTCTCGAGCATTTCAGTCGTGTGACCCTCACCCCTACCTGTAATCAAAGATGATCTATAATATTTGACAAGATAGTTTAGTGGcagctctaacaatggaaatacatgtcctcaaagatggaaggcaggcagGAGGAGGCGAGAATccggtgggaccattctagccaatgagagagcAGATACCCATGTGAACAACTGGATCAACTCTGATATaaagtctgtttgtttttttcccgATATAAAGTCCACTTATATCAGCACAACAACCTTACCATTACAGCTTATTCTATCAAATAAGCCTCAGGTAGCAAATTTGAAATAAGAAAATATGTTCGACACTCTCATTGACTTCCGTACAAGAATTCTTATTTTTGTGGATGTATTTTAGGCggaatacatttttattattttaccaggcaagtcagttaagaacaaattcgtatttacaatgacagcctaccggggaacagtgccttgttcaggggcagaatgacagatttgtaccttgtcagctcggggattcagtccagcaacctttcggttacctaCTGGcccaattttattttatttaacctttatttaaccaggaagggcttattgagatttaaaatatatgtttcaagagcgtcctggccaagataggcagcaccaagtcatgacaaaaatgacagacaaacaacatgaaaaactacaagtatgctagtaaaaaccatagaattcacaagagtataacaaaatccaaaacagcaaattaaaaacattgacaggtcaaggaatcagtctcaagatcattcatcagtgatttaaaaataccaatcgggacaagttattctagtttaaaagtattttgtaaggtgttccaagacgatggcgcagagtacataaaagcccttttaccaaattcagttcggacatttggaacagttagcaggataatgtccagcgaacgaagagagtacccaccacatttctgaacaataaatatgcccaaataaaaaggtagtaaacccaaaatggcttgtaaataaaagtaaaccagtgactgagcctacaagtgactagagaaggccagccaaccctggtatacaaagtgcagtggtgagtaagtgttttgcagtttaaaataaatctcaaagcatcatggtaaagggtgtcaattgatctcaaacactgagcggaagcattcacatataaaatatccccatagtctagtaaaggccaatggtctaaccactaggctacctgtaaacCCTCTCACTTCGCTTATTCCTCTCTGCTGTACCCACTACCTGTTTCATAGCATGAGAATGTGTAGCTCTTATTaaaggtttgatttgattttgatctgaaggtactgtatagtTTATCCAAAAATCTAAGGTTTCTAAAACCAAGCTCAATCTGGAATGTTATGCTATATGTATGGATTAGAGAGATATCTGCATGTATCAATATCAAATGACTGGGATAGATTATCGAAACTACCCTTTAaattaactacactgaacaaaaatataaacacaacatgtaaagtgtgggtcccatgtttcatgagctgaaataaacgaTCCCAGATCCCATTAGCGTAAatgaggggttggcaggtggtgggtggtgggtcggtggtgggacacaatgcagataacccggttagccaatgtgcgggggcactggttggtcgggccaattgaggtagtatatacatgaatgtatagttaaagtgactatgcatatatcaaaaacagagagtagcagcagcgtaaaagaggggttgggcacacaatgcaaatagtccggggagccatttgattacctgttcgggagtcttatggcttgggggtaaaaactgttgagaagctttTTTGTCGTAGACTTGGCAATCCGGTTCCGCTTGCcatacggtagcagagagaacagtctatgactggggtggctggggacattgaccatttttaggaccttcctctgacaccgcctggtatagaggtcctggatggcaggcagcttagccccagtgatgtactgggcagtatgcactgccctctgtagtgccttgcggtcggaggccgagcaattaccgtaccaggcagtgatgcaaccagttctcaatgttgcagctgtagaaccttttgaggatctgaggacccatgccaaatattattagtttcctgaggtggaataggctttgtcgtgtcctcttcacgactgtcttaatGTGTTTCGACCattatagtttgttggtgatgtggacaccaaggaacttgaagttctcaacctgctccactacagccccgtcgatgagaatgggggcgtgctcggtcctccttttcctgtagtccacaatcatctccttagtcttggttacgttgaggggtAGGTTGTtcttctggcaccacccggccaggtctctgacctcctccctataggctgtctcgtcgttgtctatgacactgttgtgtcgtctgaaaacttaatgatggtgttggagtcatgcctggccacgCAGACGTGGGTgtacagggtgtacaggaggggactgagcatgcacccctgaggggctccagtgttgaggatcagcatggcagatgtattgctacctaccctcaccacctggggtcagcccgtcaggaagtccaggatccagttgaagagggaggtgtttagtcctaggatccttagcttagtcgtgagctttgagggtactatggtgttgaacgctgagctgtagtcaatgaatagcattctcacataggtgtttattttgtccgggtgggaaagggcagtgtggagtgcaatagaggttttatcatctgtggatctgtttgggtggtatgcaaattggagtgggtctagggtttctgggataatggtgttgatgtgagccactgccagcctttcaaagcacttcatggctacggacgtgagtgctacaagtctgtagtcatttaggcaggttgcctaacattcctgttagtgagcctaacatccctgttagtgagcatttctcatgtgccaagataacccatccacctgacagatgtggcatatcaagaagctgattaaacagcatgattattacacaggtgcaccttgtgctggggaaaataaaaggtcactctaaaatgtgcagttttttcacagagcacaatgtcacagatgtctcaagttttgagggagtgtgcaattgccatgctgactacaggaatgtccaccttagctgttgccagagaattgaatgttaatttctctaccataagccacctccaacgttgttttagagaaattGGCAGTACGTTCCACAGGCCTAACAACCGTAGACCATgggtaaccacgccagcccaggacatccGTCTTTTTCACCTGCTCGATCGTCTgacaccagccacccggacagctgatgaaacaaccaaggaatttctgcacaaactgtcagaaacatgTTTGTCATCCTCACCAGCGTCTTGACCTGATTGCAGTTTGGCGTCAAAACCGACTTCAGTgaacaaatgctcaccttcgatggccactggcacgctggagaagtgtgctcttcagggatgaatcccggtttcaactgtaccgggtagatggcagacagcgtgtatggagtcgtgtgggtgagtggtttgctgatatTAACGTTGTGAACAAAGTGACCCCATGGTGGctctggggttatggtatgggcaggcataagctacggtcAACAAACACAAtgacattttatcaatggcaatttgaatgcacagagttactgtgacgagatcctgaggcccattgtcgtgccattcatctgccgccatcacctcatgtttctgcATGATGATAGACGGCCCCATGTCGTTAGgaactgtacacaattcctggaagatgaaaatgtcctgcatactcaccagacatgtcccccattgagcatgtttgtatgctctggattgacgtgtacggcAGCGTGTTCCAGCAACTTGGCACAGCTATTGAagatgagtgggacaacattccacaggccacaatcaacagtcaaTGATCAACTCTGTGAAGGagatgtcgtgctgcatgagttgtggccacaccagatactgactggttttctgatccatgcccctaccttttttaaagctatctgtgaccaacagatgcatatatgtattcccagtcatgtgaaattcatagattaggacttaatttcatttatttcaattgacagattttcttatatgaactgtaactcagtaaaacctttgaaattgttgcgtgttgcgTTTTAAAAATGTTTCAGTGTGGAATGTTTCACTAGCCATGTATGTactccacaggaggttggtggcaccttaattgtggaggacgggcttgtggtaatgactggagcagattAATTGGAagggtatcaaatacatggtttccacgTGCTTGAAGCTCCGTTCCAGGCATTATTATGAGCGTCCTcccccagcagcctccactgatgtactCATATTGACTGAATTCATATTGGATATTTTCTTATCTCGTTCTGATTTTTCCACAAGAAACAACAAcgcctctgtctccatctccaatGACCCTAGTCACCACCGTGACCTCAGTGACCTctacatcatcattatcatcaacatcatcatcactaaTGCCACCTTCATCAGCAGGCTTcaccaacagtacagtaacactgCATCATTCAGACACTATTCCATTAGAACACTAGCGGTTATAATTTGTGTTGATGTGTTACCTGTTAATTGATGGTAGCTGTGCTTGTTGGTTCCCTGTGTTCTAGGGACCTATGTGTTTATTGCGTTCACTGTGATGACTTTTTCTGTGAGTCTGTTTGTGTTGATGTTGGCACTCATCATAATATACAGATGCAAGAGGATCCAGGGTGAGTAACAATCTCTATTTCTCGTTCTCtatttttatctctctcttttctctctgtctctctctctctttcttttctctctctctcatttctctctcttttctctctgttcttctctctcctgctctctgtctgttctctctctctcttttctctctctctgtctctctctttctctctgtttctctctctctatctctctctctgtctctctttctctctgtttctctctctctctctctctgtctctctcctctgctctgctctcaattcaattcaattcaagggctttattggcatgggaaacatgtgttaacattgccaaagcaagtgaggtagataatatatcaagtgaatatataaagtgaaataaacaataaaaattaacagtaaacattacacatacagaagtttcaaaacaataaagacattacaaatgtcatattatatatatatatacagtgtttaaacaatgtacaaatggttaaaggacacaatataaaataaataagcataaatgtgggttgtatttacaatggtgtgtgttcttcactggttgcccttttctcatggcaataggtcacaaatcttgctgctgtgatggcacactgtggaatttcacccagtagatatgggagtttatcaaaattggatttgttttcgaattctttgtggatctgtgtaatctgagggaaatatgtcaatttcaattcaattcaattcaagggctttattggcatgggaaacatgtgttaacattgccaaagcaagtgaggtagacaacatacaaagtgaaaatataaagtgaaaaacaacaaaaattaacagtaaacattacacatacagaggtttcaaaacagtaaagacattacaaatgtcatattatatatatatatatacagtgttttaacaatgtacaaatggttaaaggacacaagataaaataaataagcataaatatgggttgtatttacaatggtgtgtgttcttcactggttgcccttttctcgtggcaacaggtcacaattcttgctgctgtgatggcacactgtggaatttcacccagtagatatgggagtttttcaaatttggatttgttttcgaattctttgtggatctgtgtaatctgagggaaatatgtctctctaatatggtcatacattgggcaggaggttaggaagtgcagctcagtttccacctcattttgtgggcagtgaggaaatatgtctctctaatatggtcatacattgggcaggaggttaggaaatgcagctcagtttccacctcattttgtgggcagtgagcacatagcctgtcttctcttgagagccatgtctgcctctctctatctctctctctctctctctctctctatctatctatctatctatctatctatctatctatctatctgtctatctatctatctatctatctgtctatctgtctatctgtctatctgtctatctgtctatctgtctatctgtctatctgtctatctgtctgtctgtctgtctgtctgtctgtctgtctgtctgtctgtctgtctgtctgtctgtctgtctgtctgtctgtctgtctgtctatctatctatctgagtGTGTATGTTATGTGTTCCACAGGGTCTGCAGAACCACACAGAGAAACAGGGCTGTCTGAGTCGGTGTATGAGGTGAGGGCCTTTTCTCTACTCTGTCCActctatacatgctgctctatcCCCAACCTTGATCTGATTACCATCTGCTCCAAAGGCTGACACACTAACCACAGTCTCTACATTCAGTCTTTTGAGTAGATATGCCCATGTAACTTTGTTTCCCCTTTCACTCTCTTTAGGATGTTCATGAGAATACagaagctgtgtgtgtgaatgtgaaacTGGCTTCCTGTAAGAAACAATACTCCACCCAACCTTATgaggatgttgatgatgatgacgacgCCCAACAGGAGTCTGTCTATCAAGACATCACACCTTATGACAACATCTATCAAAGCCTCAATATCACtaccacagacagacactgagtgtgtgtgtgtgtgtgtgtgtgtgtgtgtgtgtgtgtgtgtgtgtgtgtgtgtgtgtgtgtgtgtgtgtgtgtgtgtgtgtgtgtgtgtgtgtgtgtgtgtgtgtgtgtgtgtgtgtgtgtgtgtgtgtgtaatagtagTAAGGTAGTGCTAGACGATGATGCAGTGGCATATGAGTTTCAGAGGGGGATGCTGTTTTTTTGTCAAATAATAAGAGGAATGGCTGCTCAACTGAGAATAATATTAGACAGGCTGATTGGACATTGAATGTGTGTGATCAGTGAGAACTGACAAGTTACCAAGTTGCGCAGGGGCAGACTGGCCACTTGACATTTCTGGCAAATGCCCGATGGCCTGGTCCATTTTTTGCCTTGTGGCCTGtcattatctggctaataataGGGTCCTCAAGGAAGAAAATGGCCCGGGGGGTTAGAAATGCCAGCgccgatttctggtcccagtctgcCCCTGCACGCACACACTTTGAACAATTACATGTATTCTGAATTAAACTTATTGAATGCCAATATTGTGTAGAATACCTTGATTAATGGTGAAAGACCTGTAAAGGTGTCTGGCCTACTAATTTACTTCAGAGATAATGTGTTTGCTTTTTAGGCTGATATTGTTAAAAATGCTTGTTAAAGaataacatacattttaaaaacaaaattGCAAGACCGGATGCATTTTTTTTATACTAAAAAGAGCCGAGTTTGGTTCAGGAGCAGGGTAAGatcca is a window of Oncorhynchus mykiss isolate Arlee chromosome 11, USDA_OmykA_1.1, whole genome shotgun sequence DNA encoding:
- the LOC110535283 gene encoding uncharacterized protein LOC110535283 → MTSLRRVFFGLSAALWSVSIAEEIVVSGYEGGEAEISCSYGHGYENYKKYLCNRGCGNSDIVIETHLGVHHTKKGSFSLHDDIKRRVFTVNVTQLTLQHAGIYWCAVSRYGKDIYTEVRLQVVKDWCCDNRALVQGNSQASVSVNCPYKPQHKESQKYFCIGTRPSTCLQQATVTSKHNTGRFSLHDNNADGVFTVTITGLTQKDSGMYLCGIRVDRGLDVYSVVHLEVKETTTPLSPSPMTLVTTVTSVTSTSSLSSTSSSLMPPSSAGFTNRTYVFIAFTVMTFSVSLFVLMLALIIIYRCKRIQGSAEPHRETGLSESVYEDVHENTEAVCVNVKLASCKKQYSTQPYEDVDDDDDAQQESVYQDITPYDNIYQSLNITTTDRH